The nucleotide window aacataccttaatcttgatgcaagtatagccaaatctccttctagatctcttctaaaccaaaatggagcaaaaatcctccttcttccttagttttggctcaaagaaaggatgaacaaatttttttctttcttcctctacaactcacggcaatgggggagataccacactcacacacatttttttttcttttctttctttattacccatgcttatttgtttattatttctccctaatgcccaacaaaacatgtttcatgacatgtttagcccatatttctttgtcatggccggccatcacttgtaaaaagaaggatatttgacatgcaaggccatttttttgcatgcatgctttaattagtcatcacacatttccctatcctactttcaaagtttactactaggtcctttctagtgaaattcacatttataactctaaattaaagcatcaagaatgtcacacatgagttaacacatattataggcatcaaaataaatatcaaattatttttatgcctcggttttgtggtcccgaaaccacattccgactagggtcgttttaaggctgtcacaaatatCGTACGTTGATAGTGAATCGACTATACGTGGGATCGATATCGATCTTAATGTTACACCCGATATTGAcgtggttggtgatgatggatACGATAATAGTGATCATTGTTATGAAGAggtcgatagtgatagtgatcccgATGTGGACGATGTCCCCTatgatattgacgatgaagatgtGAATGACGATGGAAACATTAACGCATCTTCAGTGGGGAACCAGATGCGACGTATTATGATACACAATAACCCTGGGCCACACATGTCGCTCATAGACCCCGACGCGATGCATGAAGTTGAGTTTTCGGAGTACCCTGAAATACTTCCTGCTCACCGGCTGGCCATAAATTCTAATCATGAGGAGTTATTGGTAGGCCAGAGATTCGAAAGCAAAAATGAGTGTGTATTTTCTATTAagcggtatagcatgaatatatcagtgGATTACAAAGTTGCAGTGTCTAAACTGACATTATATATTGGAGAGTGTTGGAAGTCAGCGGAAGGCTGTAATTGGCGTGTACGAGCTGCATTTATTCAAAAATCGCAGATGTAGGAGATACgcaaatttgttgggcctcacacgTATACATCAATACGTATGACTGAAGACCATGGAAAACTTGATTGTAAAACTATCTGTACGTttatcatgccaatggtgaaggacatgccGGCCATTAAAGTTTCAGTACTGATTGCCGAAATGCAGGCACGGTTTTAGTATCGAGTATCATATCGAAAGGCGTGGATAGCTAAACAAATGACAATGGAGCAATTGTATGGGGATTTTGATGCATCGTATAACGAGTTACAAGGATGGATAGCCGCTATGCTGGAGTACGTACCTGGGACTATCATTGAGTTACAGACACGACCTTATTATGGCCCGGATGACCAATTAcaatcagaaaaaaaaaatttccattggatgttctggacgtttgatccatgtgtgcgcgcatttccccactgcaagccgtttgtgcaagtagatgggacgtggctatatggaaaatatacacagatcTTACTTCTTGCAGTTACTCAATATGGCAATAGGAACGTGCTCTCGATAGCATTTGCCATCATAGATAAGGAGAATATGGAAtcgtgggaattcttccttaccaacttgcggaggtatgttattagcaacgataatatttgAATCATCTCCGATATAGGGAAAAGATTAATTGCCGCCATTAGGCGTTCTGATGTACCATGGAGATCTGTTTACTGTATCCGACACATCGCGGCTAACTTTCATCGAGATTATAAGAATACAGACTGGAAGagacaagttgtgaaaatgggtaaatgatTACTTTATCTTTTCAACATATATTTTAATGCTTTAGGCCAATACTATAACTTATCTTTCCTTAATACATATACAGCGCACGAGCTGGAGCCACATATTTTTCGCCAAAGAATGGCTCGACTTGAAAGTGACATGGAGAGTCAAACGAACACATCTTTCCAACATTGATTGGGTACTATGGAACCATGGCAATAGGCTCAAAGTTTTGATGAGGGCTTTCGttatggtcaaataaccacaaacTTAGTGGAGGGGGTCAACGCTGTGTTGTTGAAAACACGACATCTTCCGATTTCATCTGTCTTTTTGGCTACATTTTACATGTTGGCaaccttgatgccaagaatgggtcagcAACAAGTCAACCAGATAGAGGCGGGATACGTGTTTGTCGAAGATGTCAGGGATACAATGGTTGCAAACCGTCAGATGGCGAGGTCAATAAATGTAGAAATATATTCTCGAAGCCATGAAACATTTCGTGTTACAGAGACCATCAGTCGTCGACCCGGTATACCACCTAGGTCCTATGGAGTTGATCTTCGTAACAGACGGTGTGATTGCAGGAGGttccaaacacttcattatccatgTGCGCATGTCATGGCAGCGTGTGCTAAGGTGAACCTTAATGTTGAACAATTTGTCGATGATGTGTACACACTCGAGCGCATGTTACGTGTCTGGGAAAATGAGTTTCCCGTCCTGCCTGACTTGTCTACGTGGGAGGTGCTTCCGTCGACTTTCGAACTTGTCCCAGACAGAGGGTTACGTAGGAGTCCGAGAGGTCGTCCGCAATCATTCAAAATTCATAATGAGatggacattagggagaaatccgaTGGTAAGCGTTGTGGATTATACAGGTTAGCTGGTCATAATCGGAGAAAATGCCCGCAGCGAAACTATCATATTGGACAATCGTCACGATCGGGTAGGAATTGAGCctatgttgtaatgtatttaatttatataaaaaaattatattgcaaagtttgttccaattagattaatgttgtaatgtatttaatttatattacaatACTAAGTttgttaagttttagtgttttaatgttcaaaatgtccaaattaatctaatttacgttatggtcaaattttgttacaATTTTCAAAGTTCCAATTACTCTAATTAAATATATAGAAAGAAATACAAACTTTTTTAATATCAAAACCCAATAAACCCCTAAAGTTGATGGTTAGATGGTGTGGTCCTAGGGGTATACCTATTCGGAGGTCGACGTGCACGTTGTGGGTGATCACGATGACCAACATCCTCTTCAGTCGCAGGTGAGGGTGTTTGATACATGGAAGAAAAATCATATGGCTCGAATAGCATCGATGAACTTGAGCCGGGAGGAGTGCCATGCTGCAGCAGATTCATCCTAGGAGGAGTGGAGTACTGCAGTGGATATGGACCGAGGCTAGTGCTGTACTGAGGGGGATACAGGCCGAGAGAAGTGCTGTGCTGCGACGGAGACGACCCAAAGATATCAAACCCGTAATGGCATCTGCCCCCGACAAGCCCGGGAAATAGTCGTTGTCTGGGAAATCCGGATGATAAGAAGTATCAGCCAAATGTGAATGCGATTGCTCAGACTCGGCCTCAGGCTGTGCCTCGGGCTCCACCTCTCTCTCGGGCTCGAGATCTGGCTGTGGGTCGGGCTCTATATCGCCCATCGCTCAGATGCTCTAAGTCATTTGACGTCTTGGGGACTACAATGACCGGGCACCAAGTAAATATGGCTTTCCCATACTAAAGTACCATTGCATATACTCTGGCGATGGTTGCAAATCGGAAGACATATCCATCCGAGGTCTTCAACTCATCCGATTATCCCACACCGCAATATATCTTCGGTGCACAACCCCCAAATGCATTCCATGTTTCCCTCTCTTATTGATGCCGTGAACCTTCCCTACCTCCTTTGGCGGATCCGGGATATACTGGATGCAACCAAACTGTCGTAGTACTCGATCCCCATGGTACCACTCGACTACATTGAAACTGATAATTGGTGCGTTAGTGCACCACAATTGAGAATGAATGTAGGCAGAAGATGGTATAATGGCCACAATTTCTGGTCTACGATATGAAATCCAAATAAACTGCACGATTAATACCATGGTTAAAATTTCACACAGTTTGAGTAAGATATATAAAGTAATTACATGTCGCGAATATTGGAATAGCTTACCCCTTCTCCGGCATGTTGCTCAATCAACAAACGATATATCAGGACAGTGTACGACCTCCCGATACCCGGATAAATACTCCATCTacgaaaaaaaatttcaaataaatatagcatcgttagaatagtatcattataaagaaactatcaattaataacaagttaaattttatcactTGTTAACTAGTGGATATACGTATGGCTGGTGACTAAccgatgccaagaatggcatccgaTAAAGAGCCCATGATTGCAACAATATAAGGCATCCGCCTATGTCTGCAGCATGAGGCTTTGTCGTCCTACAAAGCTCACGATACAACATAGCCAGAACTGCGGAGCTCGAGCTATACGAGCGAACATTATGCAAATCAGTTAATAGAGGAAAATACATGATATGAACCCTGTTGTTGTTCGCATCGGGCATCAATACACCCCCTATAATTTGCATAATGTACGCTCGAGCTGCGCACATCAACTTTTCTTCAGTGGCATTATCTGGTAAATGCTGAAAATTTGCTTTCAATTATGTAAATTTCAAACCTGATAAATTGGACTCATCATCGCCGGATGAGGCTCCTAGGAGGCTATAACAAAGTGCAGCCGGCTCAACTATTGCACTTACGCCCGTTACCGGACTCCCGTCGATTGGGAGACCAAGTTGCAGTGCAACATCCTCCAGAGTGACAGTGCACTCCCCACACGGCAAATGAAAAGTGTGGGTCTCCTGGCGCCAACGCTCAACCAATGCGGATATTAAATCGTACCTCAAATCAAACGTCCGGATCAATGCTGCTAACCCGAATCCAGCTAGCTCCAAGTACGACATCAGTCGTGCATCCGAGGAATATCCTAAACCATTCACCCAGCCCCTTAATACGCGGTACGATTCTTGGCAATGTTAAATTGTAGAAAAaagttataataacataatttatttccgTAAATTACATAAATCTTTTTTAATGGAACCTGTGagtaacaaataacaatatattaccATTTTATTAACTGTGTCAACTATGTGAGGATCTTCCTTAATCAATGAAGTCGTTGCCATACCtgcaatttcaaataaatttcgattattaattttaatgtttgatggattttaaatatttgtcaaaataactaaattttatatattgcttttaattacaaaaaaaatactAAACCGTTTTTCCGACAAAGATATTTTTTTTGTCATACTACATTAAAAAAAAATACCCAATTCAAatacaaatattattattattattttaaaatgataataagtaaaatattttggtttaaattataatatatataatatacccggcatgtagttcaatatattttggtatttattttatttttggattttatttttaaaatatattattttcgtttttatttttatattattttagtacataatgtttcaaatgtattattttgtattttttatattaatttaataaaaactcGATTTTGActgtttgttttttattttattttcggattttactttttaaaatatactattttcgtattttatttttatattattttagtacataatgttcaaaatgtattattttagttttttatattaatttaataaaaactctgattttggccatttatttttattttattttgaattttatttttaaaatatactatttttatattttgttttttatattattttagtacataatgtttcatgtattattttagttttttatattaatttagaaaaaaactcTGATTTTggcccttttattttttattttaggattttatttttaaaatatactattttcgtattttattttttatattattttagtacataatgtttcatgtattattttagttttttatattaatttagtaaaatctGTGATTTTGGgcgttttatttattttgttttcatattttatttttaaaatatactcttttcgtattttattcttttatattattttagtacataatgtttcaaatgtattattttagttttttatattaatttagaaaaaactatgattttggcctttttattttattttcgaattttatttttaaaatttattatttttgtatttgtttttatattattttagtacataatgtttcatgtattattttagtttttatattaatttagaaaaaaaactcTGACTTTggccctttttatttttattttcggattttatttttaggatatattatttttgtattttattttttatattattttagtacataatgtttcatgtattattttagttttttatattaatttagtaaaaatctgtgattttggcttttttttaattttgttttggattttatttttaaaatgtactattttcgtattttattttttatattattttagtacataatgtttcaaatgtgttattttaatttttatatttatttagtaAAAATTCTGATTTTGgccgtttatttttattttatttttggattttatttttcaaaaatactattttcagattttattttttattattttagtacataatgtttcatatgtattattttagtatatttatattaatttagtaaaaactcTAATTTTGgccttttttaattttatttttggatttttaaaatatatttttaaaatatactattaagctattcttttaatattttttatactatttttgtaaaAAACTCATcacataaaaaaatcaaaatataacatgccaaataaaattaataaaaatatatctaaTTAACCTAAAACACACTtaccaaataaattaaataaaataataataaaatatttttgtacataaCATAGATAGGATTTTtacttcaataaaaattaaaataaattatgaatatatataaaaatgaaataaatacaaacataccttaatatttcTTTTTATCCAAAatataaattgcaaaaattaaatttaaaaattaaatcaaaatcaatcaacaataataacattaacaattaatataaatcatttatttccttaaattaacaattaaaattattttcttaaaaaatatattaCCTTTTTTTCCTTCCCtccctcttcttcttct belongs to Gossypium arboreum isolate Shixiya-1 chromosome 7, ASM2569848v2, whole genome shotgun sequence and includes:
- the LOC108479494 gene encoding uncharacterized protein LOC108479494, giving the protein MGQQQVNQIEAGYVFVEDVRDTMVANRQMARSINVEIYSRSHETFRVTETISRRPGIPPRSYGVDLRNRRCDCRRFQTLHYPCAHVMAACAKVNLNVEQFVDDVYTLERMLRVWENEFPVLPDLSTWEVLPSTFELVPDRGLRRSPRGRPQSFKIHNEMDIREKSDGKRCGLYRLAGHNRRKCPQRNYHIGQSSRSGRN
- the LOC128295453 gene encoding uncharacterized protein LOC128295453, producing MGFNRNVSLDDMKGRINAKIVRHCGRRISKLFYKFPVSTDPIKVTKMELVDDEDVETMIALYCGNGSDKNSPIHLFAELAGMEQNEDLTAYGEEHATEEPESTIRGIDIDLNVTPDIDVVGDDGYDNSDHCYEEVDSDSDPDVDDVPYDIDDEDVNDDGNINASSVGNQMRRIMIHNNPGPHMSLIDPDAMHEVEFSEYPEILPAHRLAINSNHEELLVGQRFESKNECVFSIKRYSMNISVDYKVAVSKLTLYIGECWKSAEGCNWRVRAAFIQKSQM